In one Tepidisphaeraceae bacterium genomic region, the following are encoded:
- the thrS gene encoding threonine--tRNA ligase: MAQIELPDGSVKELPDGSTVYQLAVSIGKRLAQAAIVGKVDGKLVDLSHPLTGNPKVAIITERDADGLFVMRHSTAHVLAEALRHLYGAKLQYTIGPVIESGFFYDFEFPQGVSISADDLPKIEAEMQKIITADEKFSREEVTPDAAKTLLHAEGQRFKDEIVDELACAGETSVSIYRQGDFTDLCRGPHLPSTGRIKSFKLMSVAGAYWRGDSDREQLTRIYGTAFFDKKQLDEHLRVLEEAKKRDHRVLGPALGLYTIDETVGQGLILWKPKGAVVRQELQNFISEHLRRQGYSQVFTPHIGRLELYKTSGHFPYYRDSQFPPIIDREFYDMLAKENCGCGELSNRMEKGDIDGYLLKPMNCPMHIKIFSSEQRSYRDLPVRLAEFGTVYRWEKSGELGGMTRVRGFTQDDAHLFVTEDQVAAEVQGCLELVKIVLGTLGMNDYRVRVGLRDPDSAKYVGDAGQWDRAEAACIAAAESLGVPFTKEPGEAAFYGPKIDFVIKDVIGREWQLGTVQVDYQLPQRFDLSYIGADNAKHVPVMIHRAPFGSMERFIGVLTEHFAGAFPLWLAPVQVAVLSISEKFNDYAQKVTDDLKLAGLRVESNLASDKIGSKIRTATMAKVPYMLIIGDKETTTNTVAVRTRKGDDKGAMPIADFVKLAKDEAAQRAVAQ; this comes from the coding sequence ATGGCCCAGATCGAACTTCCCGACGGCTCAGTCAAAGAACTCCCCGACGGCTCCACCGTCTACCAGCTGGCCGTATCCATCGGCAAGCGCCTCGCCCAAGCCGCCATCGTGGGCAAGGTGGACGGCAAGCTCGTCGACCTCTCGCACCCGCTCACGGGCAACCCCAAGGTCGCCATCATCACCGAGCGCGATGCCGACGGCCTCTTCGTCATGCGTCACAGCACCGCCCACGTATTGGCTGAAGCCCTGCGCCACCTGTACGGCGCCAAGCTGCAGTACACGATCGGCCCGGTCATCGAGAGCGGCTTCTTCTACGACTTCGAGTTCCCGCAGGGCGTCAGCATTTCCGCCGACGATCTGCCGAAGATCGAGGCCGAGATGCAGAAGATCATCACCGCCGACGAGAAGTTCAGCCGCGAGGAAGTGACCCCCGACGCCGCCAAGACCTTGCTGCACGCCGAGGGGCAGCGCTTCAAGGACGAGATCGTCGACGAACTCGCCTGCGCCGGCGAGACCAGCGTCAGCATCTACCGCCAGGGCGACTTCACCGACCTCTGTCGCGGGCCGCACCTTCCGTCCACCGGCCGCATTAAGTCGTTCAAACTGATGAGCGTCGCCGGCGCTTACTGGCGCGGCGACAGCGACCGCGAACAGCTCACCCGCATCTACGGCACCGCCTTCTTCGACAAGAAGCAGCTCGACGAACATCTGCGCGTGCTCGAAGAAGCCAAGAAGCGCGACCACCGCGTGCTCGGCCCCGCCTTGGGCCTGTACACCATCGATGAAACCGTCGGCCAGGGCCTGATCCTCTGGAAGCCCAAGGGCGCCGTCGTCCGCCAGGAACTGCAGAACTTCATCAGCGAACACCTTCGCCGCCAAGGCTACAGCCAGGTCTTCACCCCGCACATCGGCCGGTTGGAACTGTACAAGACCAGCGGCCACTTCCCGTACTACCGCGATTCGCAGTTCCCGCCGATCATCGACCGCGAGTTCTACGACATGCTCGCCAAGGAAAACTGCGGCTGCGGCGAACTCTCCAACCGCATGGAGAAGGGCGACATCGACGGCTACCTGCTCAAGCCGATGAACTGCCCCATGCACATCAAGATCTTCTCCAGCGAACAGCGCAGCTATCGCGATCTACCCGTGCGCCTGGCCGAGTTCGGCACCGTCTATCGCTGGGAAAAGTCCGGCGAACTCGGCGGCATGACCCGCGTGCGCGGCTTCACCCAGGACGACGCCCACCTCTTCGTCACCGAAGACCAGGTGGCCGCCGAAGTGCAGGGCTGCCTCGAACTGGTGAAGATCGTCCTCGGCACTCTCGGCATGAACGACTACCGCGTGCGCGTCGGCCTGCGCGACCCCGACAGCGCCAAGTACGTCGGCGACGCCGGCCAGTGGGACCGCGCCGAAGCCGCCTGCATCGCCGCCGCCGAATCGCTCGGCGTGCCGTTCACGAAGGAGCCCGGCGAGGCCGCGTTCTACGGCCCGAAGATCGACTTCGTCATCAAGGACGTCATCGGCCGCGAATGGCAGCTCGGCACCGTGCAGGTCGACTACCAACTGCCGCAACGCTTCGACCTCTCCTACATCGGCGCCGACAACGCCAAGCACGTCCCCGTCATGATCCACCGCGCCCCCTTCGGCTCCATGGAACGCTTCATCGGCGTCCTCACCGAACACTTCGCCGGCGCCTTCCCCCTCTGGCTCGCCCCGGTGCAGGTGGCCGTGTTAAGCATCAGCGAGAAGTTCAACGACTACGCCCAGAAGGTCACCGACGACCTGAAGCTCGCCGGCCTGCGCGTCGAATCCAACCTCGCCAGCGACAAGATCGGCTCCAAGATCCGCACCGCCACGATGGCGAAGGTCCCCTACATGCTCATCATCGGCGACAAGGAAACCACCACCAACACCGTCGCCGTCCGCACCCGAAAGGGCGACGACAAGGGCGCGATGCCGATCGCGGACTTCGTGAAGCTGGCGAAGGACGAGGCCGCCCAGCGGGCGGTGGCGCAGTAA
- a CDS encoding amino acid permease, with amino-acid sequence MSDTTSAPNAGSSESEHNTLVRAIGPVTLIIYGVGSMLGAGIYGLIGEAAGRMGSAIWLAFLCAMVAALLTGLSYANLGSRYPRAAGAAYATHRAYRLPLLTYVVGLAIVASGLTSMATGSRVIGEQIMLAVSAVDPKVSGWPIVIAAVYLVLLSGLVFRGIKESMWFNIVCTAVEAGGLLLVIAVGMKYWGSVNYLQGPVAADGSISPLTIALVLQGGVLTFFSFIGFEDILNVAEECKTPTTTIPIGLVGAMLISTAIYMAVAITAVSVLPPAELATKNLRGVIAVAAPWFPPALFTVITCFAVANTALLNYVMASRLIYGMSRQGLMPTAMGRVHRTRRTPHVAIFTLLGIILILMLSGQVGRLADATVLLLLTVFTIVNVALVILKFRPAEPRGRFEVPFVIPLLGAGVCATLLITRVAARGKDGYFDWAAPLTAGVLIAGIVTLYFVLHPKKVVMDD; translated from the coding sequence ATGTCAGACACCACTTCCGCTCCCAATGCCGGTTCTTCCGAGTCCGAACACAACACGCTGGTCCGCGCAATCGGGCCGGTCACGCTGATCATCTATGGCGTCGGCAGCATGCTGGGGGCGGGCATTTACGGATTGATCGGTGAGGCGGCGGGCCGAATGGGCAGCGCGATCTGGTTGGCGTTCCTGTGCGCCATGGTCGCGGCGCTGCTCACGGGTCTAAGCTATGCCAACCTCGGCTCACGCTACCCACGGGCCGCCGGGGCGGCGTATGCGACGCACCGGGCGTATCGCCTGCCACTGCTGACGTACGTCGTCGGGCTGGCGATCGTCGCTTCAGGTTTGACCAGCATGGCGACGGGGTCGCGCGTGATCGGCGAGCAGATCATGCTCGCGGTGTCGGCGGTCGATCCGAAGGTGTCCGGCTGGCCCATCGTCATCGCGGCGGTCTACCTCGTGCTGCTGTCGGGGCTCGTCTTTCGCGGCATTAAAGAGAGCATGTGGTTCAACATCGTCTGCACCGCCGTCGAGGCGGGTGGCCTGCTGCTGGTGATCGCGGTGGGCATGAAGTATTGGGGATCGGTGAATTACCTGCAGGGGCCGGTGGCGGCCGACGGGTCGATCTCGCCGCTCACGATCGCGCTGGTGCTGCAGGGGGGCGTGCTGACGTTCTTCTCGTTCATCGGCTTCGAAGACATCCTGAACGTGGCCGAGGAATGTAAGACGCCGACGACGACCATTCCCATCGGACTGGTGGGCGCGATGCTGATCTCGACCGCGATCTACATGGCGGTGGCAATCACGGCGGTCAGCGTGCTGCCACCGGCGGAACTGGCGACGAAGAACCTGCGCGGCGTGATCGCGGTGGCGGCGCCGTGGTTCCCGCCGGCGCTATTTACGGTCATCACCTGCTTCGCCGTCGCCAACACGGCGCTGCTGAACTACGTGATGGCCAGCCGGTTGATCTACGGCATGAGCCGACAGGGCTTGATGCCGACCGCGATGGGCCGGGTGCACCGCACGCGCCGCACGCCGCACGTGGCGATCTTCACCCTGCTGGGGATCATCCTGATTCTGATGCTCAGCGGCCAAGTGGGCCGGTTGGCCGACGCCACGGTGCTGCTGTTGTTGACGGTCTTCACGATCGTGAACGTGGCTCTGGTGATTTTGAAGTTCCGTCCCGCCGAGCCGCGCGGGCGGTTCGAGGTGCCGTTCGTCATTCCCCTGCTGGGCGCCGGCGTCTGCGCGACGCTGCTGATCACCCGCGTCGCCGCCCGGGGTAAGGATGGCTACTTCGACTGGGCCGCCCCGCTCACCGCCGGCGTACTGATCGCGGGCATCGTGACGCTGTACTTCGTCCTGCATCCGAAAAAAGTTGTGATGGACGATTGA
- a CDS encoding methylated-DNA--[protein]-cysteine S-methyltransferase, whose product MTVQTNIETPLGTMRAIADDERLLLLDFIDRNKPTDPAARFDTAAAKLATQFTQVAAADHPILAEAARQLSEYFAGERTDFSIPLAPQGTVFEQQAWNYLQSIPYGQTRSYGQQAIGLNAPKSSRAVGRANGRNGIAIVIPCHRVIGASGSLTGYGGGLDRKRWLLQHEQRATVTSVR is encoded by the coding sequence ATGACCGTGCAGACCAATATCGAAACGCCACTGGGAACGATGCGGGCCATCGCGGATGACGAGCGGCTGCTGTTGCTGGATTTCATCGATCGCAACAAACCCACCGACCCCGCGGCGCGGTTTGATACCGCTGCGGCGAAGCTGGCGACGCAGTTCACGCAGGTGGCGGCTGCGGATCATCCGATTCTCGCCGAGGCCGCCCGCCAGCTCAGTGAATACTTCGCGGGCGAGCGGACTGATTTTTCCATCCCGCTGGCCCCTCAGGGCACCGTGTTCGAACAGCAGGCATGGAACTACCTGCAGTCCATTCCCTACGGCCAAACCCGCTCCTACGGCCAACAGGCGATCGGGCTGAACGCCCCGAAGTCCAGCCGGGCTGTCGGGCGCGCCAATGGGCGAAACGGCATCGCGATCGTCATTCCCTGTCACCGTGTGATCGGCGCCAGTGGCAGCCTCACCGGCTACGGCGGTGGCCTCGATCGCAAACGCTGGCTGCTTCAACACGAACAGCGGGCGACCGTGACGAGCGTTCGCTGA
- a CDS encoding diguanylate cyclase, whose product MRRTATTSFNILTVDDDAVTRALLHAHLLAAGHGVISVESAAMAMAVIETEPVHIVVADWLMPQMSGLDLLRWVRQRPLTPQPHFVMLTANTGQEQLVEAFDAGVDDFLSKPFNEVELMARLQAWTRLVALQKEANQLAGELRGANELLVQLASRDDLTGLTNRRAAMEQLESCIGLARRHGHPLTCALIDVDHFKEFNDVHGHATGDYVLKHLAQVLRRSTRATDVSCRIGGDEFLVILSHTSLDAAKAWATKFADTLAVTPVQHKQLALSVTVSIGLKCWTPSTTIDELLDSTDRVLYEAKGAGRGVVCARG is encoded by the coding sequence ATGCGACGCACCGCCACAACTTCATTCAACATCCTGACCGTCGACGACGACGCGGTGACGCGCGCGCTGTTGCACGCCCACTTACTGGCCGCCGGACATGGGGTTATCTCGGTGGAATCGGCGGCGATGGCGATGGCGGTGATCGAGACGGAACCGGTTCACATCGTGGTGGCCGACTGGCTGATGCCGCAGATGTCGGGCCTCGACCTTTTGCGATGGGTGCGGCAGCGACCGCTGACGCCCCAGCCCCATTTCGTGATGCTGACGGCCAACACGGGGCAGGAGCAGTTGGTCGAGGCGTTCGACGCGGGCGTCGATGACTTTCTGTCCAAGCCGTTCAACGAAGTCGAACTCATGGCGCGCCTGCAAGCGTGGACTCGACTGGTGGCGCTGCAAAAAGAGGCCAATCAACTCGCCGGGGAACTTCGCGGTGCCAACGAGCTGCTTGTCCAACTGGCATCTCGAGACGACCTGACTGGCCTGACGAACCGCCGGGCAGCGATGGAGCAGTTGGAGAGTTGCATCGGGCTCGCGAGGCGTCACGGACACCCGCTGACCTGCGCGTTGATCGACGTCGATCACTTCAAAGAATTCAACGACGTTCACGGGCATGCGACCGGCGATTACGTGTTGAAGCACCTCGCACAGGTGCTGCGTCGATCCACACGGGCCACGGACGTCAGCTGCCGCATTGGCGGCGATGAGTTCCTCGTGATTTTGTCGCACACGTCACTGGACGCTGCCAAGGCCTGGGCAACGAAATTCGCCGACACGTTGGCGGTGACGCCGGTACAACACAAACAATTGGCGCTCAGCGTGACGGTGAGCATCGGTCTGAAGTGCTGGACCCCCTCAACAACGATCGATGAACTTCTGGACTCGACAGACCGGGTCCTTTACGAAGCAAAAGGGGCCGGGCGGGGCGTGGTCTGCGCTCGCGGTTAA
- a CDS encoding HD domain-containing phosphohydrolase, producing MRILIVDDDVIALELLRDSLVDGGHEVVSAENGRAALEMIQRDAPQVIISDWEMPELDGLGLAQQVRRSGLESYVYFILLTSHNSVTERVQGLSAGADDFMAKPFEPAELLARISSAERIVSLETRDVAIFALAKLAESRDPETGAHLERVMNYSRALATKLLALGHFTDQIDGEYVRLLYSTSPLHDIGKVGIPDAVLLKPGRLSDREFEIMKSHTTIGAETLAASLKRFPKTKFLSMARDVAAAHHERFDGTGYPERLVGEQIPLCARIVALADVYDALTSKRVYKDAFAHEVAKGIILKDSGSHFDPRVVDAFTAAENEFVAIRDQFRELLSVAA from the coding sequence ATGCGTATTTTGATTGTTGATGACGACGTGATCGCACTGGAGTTGCTGCGCGACTCGCTGGTGGATGGGGGACACGAGGTTGTGAGTGCCGAGAACGGTCGGGCCGCGTTGGAGATGATCCAGCGCGACGCGCCGCAGGTCATCATTTCCGACTGGGAGATGCCGGAACTCGACGGCCTGGGCCTGGCGCAGCAGGTCCGGCGCAGCGGGCTTGAGTCGTACGTCTACTTCATCCTGCTCACCAGCCACAACAGCGTAACCGAGCGCGTTCAGGGATTGTCGGCCGGTGCCGACGACTTCATGGCCAAGCCCTTCGAGCCGGCGGAACTGCTGGCGCGCATCTCGTCGGCCGAGCGAATCGTCTCGTTGGAGACGCGCGACGTCGCGATCTTCGCGCTCGCAAAGCTGGCCGAATCGCGCGACCCGGAGACGGGCGCGCACCTGGAGCGCGTGATGAACTACTCGCGTGCGCTGGCCACCAAGCTGCTGGCGCTCGGGCACTTCACCGATCAGATCGACGGCGAGTACGTTCGCCTGCTCTACTCCACCAGTCCGCTGCACGACATCGGCAAGGTCGGCATACCCGACGCGGTTCTGCTGAAGCCGGGTCGACTGTCGGACCGCGAATTTGAGATCATGAAGTCGCACACGACCATCGGCGCCGAGACGCTGGCGGCGTCGCTGAAGCGATTTCCGAAGACGAAGTTCCTCAGCATGGCCCGCGACGTGGCGGCGGCCCACCACGAACGGTTCGACGGCACCGGCTACCCGGAGCGCCTCGTAGGTGAACAGATTCCGCTGTGCGCCCGAATCGTCGCGCTGGCGGACGTGTACGACGCGTTGACCAGCAAGCGCGTGTACAAGGACGCGTTCGCACACGAGGTGGCGAAGGGGATCATCCTCAAAGACTCGGGCAGCCACTTCGACCCCCGTGTCGTGGACGCGTTCACCGCTGCGGAGAACGAGTTCGTCGCGATTCGCGATCAGTTCAGGGAACTGTTGAGCGTGGCCGCGTAA
- a CDS encoding PAS domain S-box protein, with the protein MTIDQSPGQAITAEQLYLAHRHKVNVNTDRLFGGLMAFQFVAGLAAALWLSPRTYDGTVASIHPHVLAAAVLGLLISLPPILLVCFMPGRAITRYVISVCQALSSALLIHLSGGRIETHFHIFGSLAFLAFYRDWKVLIPATLVTAIDHFVRGVYFPQSVFGIVVETQWRWLEHAAWVIFEDIFLVGSCIAMTREMRNTAALTAEAFRKNRELEAIRATALDCVIGMDHLGQITDFNSAAERTFGYLHKDVIGRELSSLIIPSRFRAAHANGLARYLRTGEGQSLNKRIEVPAVRADGTEFPVELAITAVKLDGPPIFIAYLRDITDRKKFEQQAKHAEMLALVAGRTDNAVVITDPQGRIEWVNDGFTRVTGYELSEVIGKKPGSFLQGPETDPATTLRIREHLSRGEGFRTEIVNYGKSGRKYWLAIEVQPVRNADGSLRHFMAIESDITDRKAMEEDLRASRERFELAVRGSSDGLWDWNIVTGAVYYSPAFHEQIGCKPGELEPMVAAFEQRVHPDDAERVKQAIGEAHAQRTAIYRIEFRFRHNDGHYVWILSRGVVLHDANGCAIRMAGSHTDITEQRQAAEAIRSAEGKYRGLFENSVLGIFQSTRDGHYLSANPALAGIYGYDSPEHLMGDQIDIGRQHYIDPDRRSELVATLDREGTVVGFEAEIRRTDGSHRWVSKRARVVRDERGNPLYYEGTVEDITEAKAAQAALRQAKEEAEQARAAAEAASVAKSQFVANMSHEIRTPLNGVIGIADLMIRKGGLSEQQLRYATVIKSSGDSLLALVNDILDFSKIEAGKLELSPVDFDLRSAVEDVVEMLTPKAEMKGLTLACHISRAVPSRLVGDPDRVRQNLINLVNNAIKFTETGHVMVKAAIESQDATQSLVKFTVKDTGVGIPKDRLDRLFKSFSQVDASTTRKYGGTGLGLAIVKQLAALMGGEVGVDSTPGNGSSFWFTASLGVVKQPSAEPANKPDLASSLSALRVLVVDDQPAYLEVLREQLAMWNVEADTSTSTDDAMRKLKAASHSGHPYSVALVDLIMPPSDSSEFLRAVKADPELSSTAFMLMTSMDSGVGEKLSRELGLPPCLSKPIRHSTLFDALANAVVCKLGVSPTVRSVPVEAAVQLRAHVLLAEDNEVNQEVASGIIIDAGCTVEIVGNGAAALAACLDQSKRFDIVLMDCQMPEMDGFEATRRIRAAQGHALPIIALTANAIAGDRDRCLSAGMTDYVSKPVDPDVLLKVMKRLLTPGEGGPAVAPATPATARATGAAGPKPSAVPSAVGDDLPIDRTGLVRRCGGKPELAERLLKMFAGSVDKQLEDMRSALSNAQWDVVTRLAHTIKGTAANLAANSVSRAAAELEELGRSTDADAATAEQTLVRLEREVQTCIAFIPNAVSRSTDAQANVP; encoded by the coding sequence GTGACGATAGACCAGTCGCCGGGACAAGCGATTACCGCCGAGCAGCTCTACCTCGCGCATCGCCACAAGGTGAACGTCAACACCGACCGTCTGTTCGGCGGGCTGATGGCGTTTCAGTTCGTGGCCGGGTTGGCTGCCGCGCTGTGGCTGTCGCCGCGAACGTACGATGGCACTGTCGCGTCCATCCATCCGCACGTGCTGGCGGCCGCGGTGCTGGGGTTGCTCATCAGCCTGCCGCCGATCCTGCTGGTCTGCTTCATGCCCGGGCGGGCGATCACGCGGTACGTGATTTCCGTCTGCCAGGCGCTCAGCTCCGCACTGCTCATCCACCTGTCAGGCGGGCGGATCGAGACGCACTTCCACATCTTCGGGTCGCTCGCCTTTCTGGCGTTCTACCGCGATTGGAAGGTCCTCATCCCCGCAACGCTGGTGACGGCGATCGACCACTTCGTCCGCGGCGTCTACTTCCCGCAGTCGGTCTTCGGCATCGTCGTCGAAACTCAATGGCGCTGGCTGGAACACGCGGCGTGGGTGATCTTCGAGGACATCTTCCTCGTCGGATCGTGCATCGCGATGACGCGCGAGATGCGCAACACCGCCGCCCTAACCGCCGAGGCATTTCGGAAGAACCGTGAGCTCGAGGCGATCCGTGCCACGGCGCTCGACTGCGTGATCGGCATGGACCACCTCGGTCAGATCACCGACTTCAACTCGGCCGCCGAGCGCACGTTCGGCTACCTGCACAAGGACGTGATCGGTCGCGAACTCAGTTCGTTGATCATCCCATCCCGGTTCCGCGCTGCCCACGCCAACGGCTTGGCACGCTACCTTCGTACCGGCGAAGGTCAGTCGCTCAACAAGCGTATCGAAGTGCCCGCGGTGCGTGCCGACGGGACGGAGTTCCCCGTCGAGCTGGCCATCACCGCCGTAAAGCTCGACGGGCCGCCGATCTTCATCGCGTACCTGCGCGACATCACCGACCGCAAGAAGTTCGAGCAGCAGGCCAAGCACGCGGAAATGCTGGCACTGGTGGCCGGCCGCACCGATAACGCCGTCGTCATCACCGATCCGCAAGGCCGGATCGAATGGGTGAACGACGGGTTCACGCGCGTCACCGGCTACGAGCTGAGCGAGGTTATCGGCAAGAAGCCAGGATCGTTCCTGCAAGGGCCCGAGACGGATCCCGCCACCACGCTGCGCATCCGTGAACACCTCAGCCGAGGCGAAGGCTTCCGCACCGAGATCGTCAACTACGGCAAATCGGGTCGGAAATACTGGCTGGCGATCGAGGTCCAGCCGGTTCGAAACGCCGATGGGTCGCTACGCCACTTCATGGCGATCGAGTCGGACATTACCGATCGGAAGGCGATGGAGGAAGACCTCCGCGCCAGCCGCGAGCGCTTCGAACTTGCGGTGCGCGGTTCGAGCGACGGCCTGTGGGACTGGAACATCGTCACCGGCGCCGTCTACTACTCGCCGGCGTTTCACGAGCAGATCGGGTGCAAGCCTGGCGAGCTGGAACCGATGGTCGCGGCGTTCGAGCAACGCGTTCATCCGGACGACGCCGAGCGGGTGAAGCAGGCGATCGGCGAGGCGCACGCGCAGCGCACGGCGATCTACCGCATCGAGTTCCGCTTCCGTCACAACGACGGGCACTACGTGTGGATCCTGTCGCGCGGCGTGGTGCTGCACGACGCTAACGGATGCGCGATTCGCATGGCCGGGTCGCACACCGACATCACCGAACAACGCCAGGCCGCTGAAGCAATTCGCTCAGCGGAGGGCAAGTATCGCGGCCTGTTCGAGAATTCGGTACTGGGCATCTTCCAGTCGACGCGCGACGGTCACTACCTCAGCGCCAATCCCGCGCTGGCCGGCATTTACGGTTACGACTCTCCCGAACACCTCATGGGCGACCAGATCGACATCGGCCGGCAGCACTACATCGACCCTGATCGCCGTTCGGAACTGGTGGCCACGCTCGACCGCGAGGGAACGGTCGTCGGCTTCGAAGCCGAGATTCGCCGGACCGACGGGTCGCACCGTTGGGTGAGCAAGCGCGCCCGCGTGGTGCGCGACGAGCGGGGCAACCCGCTGTACTACGAGGGCACGGTCGAGGACATCACCGAGGCCAAGGCCGCACAAGCGGCGCTGCGCCAGGCAAAGGAAGAGGCCGAGCAGGCCCGCGCCGCCGCCGAGGCCGCCAGCGTCGCCAAGAGCCAGTTCGTCGCGAACATGTCGCACGAGATCCGCACGCCCCTGAACGGCGTCATCGGCATTGCCGACCTGATGATCCGCAAGGGCGGGCTCTCCGAACAGCAGTTGCGCTACGCGACCGTCATCAAGTCGTCCGGCGATTCGCTGCTGGCGCTCGTCAACGACATCCTGGACTTCTCGAAGATCGAGGCGGGCAAGCTCGAGCTTAGCCCCGTCGATTTCGACCTGCGCAGCGCCGTAGAGGACGTCGTCGAGATGCTCACGCCCAAGGCCGAAATGAAGGGGCTCACGCTGGCGTGCCACATCTCGCGCGCCGTCCCGAGCCGACTGGTCGGCGATCCGGACCGCGTGCGGCAGAACCTGATCAACCTCGTCAACAACGCGATCAAGTTCACCGAGACGGGCCACGTCATGGTCAAGGCGGCCATCGAATCGCAGGACGCCACGCAATCGCTGGTGAAGTTCACCGTGAAGGATACCGGCGTGGGCATTCCGAAGGATCGCCTCGACCGGCTGTTCAAGTCGTTCTCCCAGGTCGACGCATCCACGACGCGCAAGTACGGCGGCACCGGACTTGGGCTGGCGATCGTGAAGCAACTGGCAGCATTGATGGGCGGCGAGGTCGGCGTCGACAGCACGCCGGGCAATGGCTCATCGTTCTGGTTTACCGCGAGCCTCGGCGTCGTCAAGCAGCCCAGTGCCGAGCCGGCGAACAAGCCCGACCTCGCATCGTCGCTGAGCGCGCTGCGCGTGCTGGTGGTCGACGACCAACCGGCGTACCTCGAAGTGCTGCGTGAACAGCTTGCGATGTGGAACGTGGAGGCTGATACGAGCACGTCTACCGATGATGCGATGCGAAAATTGAAGGCGGCATCGCACAGTGGGCACCCGTACAGCGTGGCCCTGGTCGACCTGATCATGCCGCCGAGCGATAGCTCCGAGTTCCTGCGAGCAGTGAAGGCCGATCCGGAACTGTCGAGCACCGCGTTTATGCTCATGACCTCGATGGACAGCGGCGTCGGAGAGAAGCTCAGTCGAGAACTCGGGCTGCCCCCATGCCTGAGCAAGCCGATCCGTCACTCGACCCTGTTCGACGCGCTGGCGAATGCCGTGGTGTGCAAACTGGGCGTATCGCCGACGGTTCGATCGGTGCCGGTGGAGGCGGCGGTGCAGTTGCGAGCCCACGTGCTGCTGGCCGAAGACAACGAGGTCAATCAGGAGGTTGCCAGCGGCATCATCATCGATGCCGGCTGCACGGTGGAAATCGTCGGCAACGGCGCAGCGGCGCTGGCCGCGTGCCTCGACCAATCCAAGCGGTTCGATATCGTGCTGATGGACTGCCAGATGCCCGAGATGGACGGGTTTGAAGCGACCCGCCGCATCCGCGCCGCGCAGGGCCATGCCTTGCCGATCATCGCCCTCACGGCCAACGCGATCGCGGGCGATCGCGATCGGTGCCTGAGCGCGGGGATGACCGACTACGTGTCGAAGCCGGTCGATCCGGACGTCCTGCTGAAAGTAATGAAGCGTCTGCTTACGCCCGGCGAGGGCGGGCCTGCCGTAGCCCCGGCCACCCCTGCGACTGCACGAGCCACTGGCGCAGCCGGACCAAAGCCGTCGGCGGTGCCCTCGGCGGTGGGTGACGACCTGCCGATCGACCGGACGGGATTGGTGCGTCGCTGTGGTGGAAAGCCCGAACTTGCCGAGCGCCTGCTCAAGATGTTCGCCGGGTCGGTCGACAAACAACTTGAGGACATGAGGTCTGCGCTGAGCAATGCGCAGTGGGACGTCGTGACCCGGCTGGCTCACACGATCAAGGGAACGGCTGCGAATCTGGCTGCCAATTCGGTTAGCCGGGCCGCCGCCGAACTTGAGGAACTTGGCCGTTCCACCGATGCGGACGCCGCCACCGCGGAACAGACGCTGGTTCGGCTGGAGCGGGAAGTACAGACGTGCATCGCGTTCATACCGAACGCCGTATCCCGTTCGACGGATGCTCAAGCGAACGTGCCCTGA